One Nitrospina watsonii DNA segment encodes these proteins:
- the cobD gene encoding threonine-phosphate decarboxylase CobD, whose product MAPHTMERHASVGAMTGSIPEHGGQAPSLVNGFDTNAPWVDFSTSINPCAPSEYVSAAIGNACANINRYPDPDASPLKRALSESLQISSARLIVGNGATELIYLLPHLLPEGREALILTPFFSEFEKAFRAFGIPVHNLRCDADDDFAPPVDTLLLNLKTNPRIGAVVLGHPNSPTGRLGSHSQFDALAETCESRGILLVVDESFIDFCEPGSSLMESYPHHAHLIFIRSMTKFYGLPGLRLGFGVMDPQWVHILGTYQPPWSVNSLAQAAGIAALEDTGFANTSRTYVHQQTADLIQGLNAIPEIKVYPSDANFVLFRLKDATDVSAMQLYTRLLQQGILLRNCANFDGLDTGYFRVSVRQQEDNQFLLAKLQECLRSGG is encoded by the coding sequence ATGGCGCCGCACACAATGGAACGGCATGCATCCGTCGGTGCAATGACCGGTTCCATCCCCGAACACGGCGGACAGGCCCCGTCTCTCGTCAACGGGTTCGACACAAACGCGCCCTGGGTCGATTTCAGCACCAGCATCAATCCCTGCGCTCCCTCAGAATATGTGAGCGCCGCGATCGGCAACGCCTGCGCAAACATCAACCGCTATCCCGACCCGGATGCCTCCCCATTGAAACGGGCTTTGAGCGAGTCCCTTCAAATTTCCTCGGCACGATTGATCGTCGGCAACGGGGCGACGGAGTTGATCTACCTGCTGCCGCACCTGTTGCCAGAAGGCCGGGAGGCGTTGATCCTGACGCCCTTCTTTTCTGAATTCGAGAAAGCGTTCCGTGCGTTCGGGATTCCTGTCCACAATCTGCGGTGCGACGCCGATGACGATTTCGCCCCACCCGTGGACACGCTGCTCCTGAATTTGAAAACCAATCCTCGTATCGGCGCCGTGGTGTTGGGACACCCCAACTCGCCGACAGGCCGGTTGGGATCGCACAGCCAGTTCGACGCTCTCGCCGAAACCTGCGAGAGCCGCGGCATCCTGTTGGTCGTCGATGAATCGTTCATCGATTTCTGCGAGCCGGGCAGTTCCTTAATGGAATCCTACCCGCATCATGCCCACTTGATTTTCATCCGTTCCATGACCAAGTTTTACGGCTTGCCCGGACTGCGCCTGGGATTTGGCGTCATGGACCCGCAATGGGTCCATATCCTTGGCACATACCAGCCGCCGTGGTCGGTCAACAGCCTCGCGCAGGCGGCGGGGATCGCGGCTCTCGAGGATACCGGCTTCGCCAACACCAGCCGGACTTACGTGCATCAGCAAACCGCCGATCTCATTCAGGGGCTGAACGCCATTCCAGAAATCAAGGTGTACCCGTCCGACGCCAATTTTGTTTTGTTTCGATTGAAAGATGCGACGGACGTTTCCGCCATGCAGTTGTACACGCGTTTGCTGCAGCAAGGCATCCTGCTGAGAAACTGCGCTAATTTTGACGGCCTCGATACGGGTTACTTTCGCGTCTCCGTGCGCCAGCAAGAGGACAACCAGTTCTTGCTGGCGAAACTTCAGGAATGCCTGAGGAGCGGGGGTTGA
- the bluB gene encoding 5,6-dimethylbenzimidazole synthase: MNTTILITGGCRSGKSRHALQLAQHHAGEKIFLATAEAGDAEMQDRIRMHRAERGPDWITFEEPENPVNVLESCATCTHPLLVLDCITLWLSNLMMKSRTRETILECVETLLNACDRFNGTLILITNEVGAGIVPDSALGRAFRDIAGEVNQRIAARCDEVVHTVAGIPTAIKIRNESAQPAPNGHASGGEFAAADKAGLYKAIFERRDVRHFKPDPIAPDRLHRILNAAHHAGSVGFSQPWNFIVIDDAAIKDNVFDNFSDANEDAAGNYSGSKRELYSTLKLEGIRDAPVNLLVTCDRERGGPHVLGRNTVVDTDLFSTCCAVQNLWLAARAEGIGVGWVSILSMDRLKADLRLPDSVVPVAYLCLGVPAIAYDRPMLEQAGWARRLPLDRVVYHNRWGQNAGDRT, from the coding sequence ATGAATACAACCATCCTGATCACCGGCGGCTGCCGCAGCGGCAAAAGCCGCCATGCCTTGCAACTCGCCCAACATCATGCGGGGGAAAAAATCTTTCTCGCCACCGCCGAGGCGGGCGACGCGGAAATGCAGGACCGCATCCGCATGCACCGCGCAGAACGCGGGCCGGACTGGATCACCTTCGAAGAACCGGAGAATCCGGTGAACGTGCTGGAATCGTGCGCGACCTGCACCCATCCGCTTCTGGTTCTGGATTGCATCACGCTCTGGCTCAGCAACCTGATGATGAAGTCCCGCACGCGTGAAACCATTCTGGAATGCGTCGAGACTCTGTTGAACGCCTGCGACCGATTCAACGGCACGCTGATCCTCATCACCAACGAAGTCGGGGCGGGCATCGTGCCGGACTCCGCGTTGGGCCGGGCGTTCCGCGACATCGCAGGCGAGGTCAATCAACGCATTGCGGCACGCTGCGATGAAGTCGTCCACACCGTGGCGGGCATCCCCACCGCAATCAAAATCCGGAACGAGAGCGCGCAGCCTGCGCCAAACGGTCACGCCTCCGGCGGCGAGTTTGCGGCGGCGGACAAGGCGGGGTTGTACAAGGCCATTTTTGAGCGGCGCGACGTGCGTCATTTCAAACCCGACCCCATTGCACCCGACCGGCTGCACCGCATCCTCAACGCCGCGCACCACGCGGGCTCGGTCGGGTTCAGTCAACCCTGGAATTTCATTGTGATCGATGACGCAGCCATCAAGGATAACGTGTTCGACAATTTTTCTGACGCCAACGAGGATGCGGCCGGCAATTATTCCGGTTCCAAACGGGAGTTGTATTCCACGCTCAAGCTGGAAGGCATCCGCGACGCTCCGGTCAACCTCCTCGTTACCTGCGACCGCGAACGCGGTGGACCGCACGTGCTGGGACGCAACACCGTCGTCGATACAGACCTGTTCAGCACCTGCTGCGCCGTGCAGAACCTGTGGCTGGCAGCCAGGGCGGAGGGCATCGGCGTCGGTTGGGTGAGCATCCTGTCCATGGATCGATTGAAGGCGGACCTGCGCCTCCCGGACTCCGTGGTGCCCGTCGCCTACCTGTGCCTGGGGGTGCCCGCTATCGCGTACGATCGACCGATGCTGGAACAGGCCGGGTGGGCCCGGCGCCTGCCGCTGGACCGCGTGGTGTACCACAACCGCTGGGGACAAAACGCCGGAGACCGGACATGA
- a CDS encoding cobalamin-dependent protein (Presence of a B(12) (cobalamin)-binding domain implies dependence on cobalamin itself, in one of its several forms, or in some unusual lineages, dependence on a cobalamin-like analog.), whose protein sequence is MPLPRHKIRGFLGIKSNDGHDAPLLIVADALKQAGIEVILGGYDLTVDKFVNAIVQEGVQFAGISSYNGGHIPFFRAVRDRLQAAGHPHIHLIGGGGATFLEQDITLLEREAGIDKIFKSGEGGASAAFIQSRYNFSTVPERLDDLPERARSGDSAAVAQLLNVAEEKAWLQTLLDATSQLENGERVPASAERSDWRERIRYFEDCLAALNTAANGVTVYGIAGRGGCGKSTLLDELLFRWFQDARNTHRRVAVLAIDPSSQSTGGALLADRIAYMYATDKNWVDTDRIFTRSVAARGYGEGLARALPDMIRIFKASGYDVFVETYGIGQPDAGIVDLVDKAVLVTTPDLGGPYQLMKEELLNRSGVFVVLNKSELPGARRAQSLLRSRVPERNLFATTATEHRNPGVDALYREVVESHDR, encoded by the coding sequence ATGCCGCTGCCACGCCATAAAATCCGGGGATTTCTCGGTATCAAAAGCAACGACGGCCACGACGCGCCGTTGTTGATCGTCGCCGATGCGTTGAAGCAGGCCGGCATTGAAGTCATTCTCGGCGGCTACGACCTGACGGTGGATAAATTCGTCAACGCCATCGTGCAGGAAGGCGTTCAGTTTGCCGGCATCAGTTCCTACAACGGCGGGCACATTCCGTTTTTCCGGGCGGTGCGCGACCGGTTGCAGGCCGCCGGGCATCCGCACATCCATCTCATCGGCGGTGGCGGCGCCACGTTTCTTGAGCAGGACATCACCCTGCTGGAACGGGAAGCCGGCATCGATAAAATTTTCAAAAGCGGCGAGGGCGGAGCCAGTGCCGCGTTCATCCAGTCCCGCTACAACTTTTCCACCGTGCCGGAACGGCTGGACGACTTGCCGGAAAGGGCGCGATCGGGAGACAGTGCGGCTGTGGCCCAGCTTCTGAATGTGGCGGAAGAAAAAGCCTGGCTGCAAACGCTGCTGGACGCGACATCGCAATTGGAAAACGGCGAAAGGGTTCCGGCCAGTGCCGAGCGTTCCGACTGGCGGGAGCGCATCCGTTATTTTGAAGATTGCCTGGCGGCACTGAACACGGCGGCGAATGGGGTGACGGTGTATGGAATTGCCGGGCGGGGTGGCTGCGGCAAGAGCACGTTGCTCGATGAATTGCTGTTTCGCTGGTTTCAGGATGCACGCAACACCCATCGCCGCGTTGCCGTGCTGGCCATCGACCCATCGTCGCAGAGCACGGGCGGGGCGCTCCTGGCCGACCGCATCGCCTACATGTATGCCACCGACAAAAACTGGGTGGATACGGACCGCATCTTCACCCGCAGTGTGGCGGCGCGGGGTTACGGCGAAGGGCTGGCGCGGGCGTTGCCGGACATGATCCGCATCTTCAAAGCCTCCGGGTACGATGTGTTCGTCGAGACCTACGGCATCGGTCAGCCGGATGCGGGCATCGTGGACCTCGTGGACAAAGCCGTGCTGGTGACCACGCCCGACTTGGGCGGTCCGTACCAGTTGATGAAAGAGGAATTGTTGAATCGCTCCGGCGTGTTCGTGGTGTTGAACAAAAGCGAGTTGCCGGGCGCGCGCCGGGCGCAAAGCCTGCTGCGGTCCCGCGTTCCCGAACGCAACCTGTTCGCCACCACCGCCACCGAGCACCGCAATCCGGGAGTCGATGCTCTCTACCGGGAGGTGGTGGAATCCCATGACCGCTAG
- a CDS encoding isocitrate lyase/PEP mutase family protein — protein MISTPSFRKLLTAHKKPLVLPGVYNAFTAKQVAAMNFPALYVSGAALANSMGVPDDGTLGLDEFTGLGKWIVRAVDIPVLCDADTGFEDIEVTVHRYIETGFAAIQIEDQLFPKRCGHLQGKQVVPVEDMEARLQKAVAVRDRLNPEFVIVARTDARGADNIDAGRQLDECIDRGNRYREAGADVIFPEALKDADEFSRVRRFVPGPLLANMTEFGQTPLMDTCEFAELGYDIVIFPVSLFRFHAGWTRVLLSTLLKDGSQKTQLAHMMNRKEINGILNYEP, from the coding sequence ATGATCTCCACACCTTCGTTCCGCAAGCTGTTGACGGCGCACAAAAAACCGCTGGTGCTGCCGGGCGTGTACAACGCCTTCACCGCAAAGCAGGTAGCGGCGATGAACTTCCCCGCGCTGTATGTATCCGGGGCGGCGCTGGCCAACAGCATGGGCGTGCCGGATGACGGCACGCTCGGTCTCGATGAGTTCACCGGTCTTGGCAAATGGATCGTGCGGGCGGTGGACATTCCGGTGTTGTGCGATGCCGACACGGGATTTGAAGATATCGAAGTCACGGTGCACCGTTACATCGAAACCGGGTTTGCCGCTATTCAGATCGAGGACCAGTTGTTTCCCAAACGCTGCGGTCACTTGCAGGGCAAGCAAGTGGTTCCGGTGGAAGACATGGAAGCCCGGCTGCAGAAAGCGGTTGCGGTGCGGGACCGGTTGAACCCGGAGTTCGTCATCGTCGCCCGCACGGACGCACGCGGTGCGGACAACATCGACGCCGGCCGCCAACTGGATGAGTGCATCGACCGCGGCAATCGTTACCGCGAGGCCGGAGCCGATGTGATCTTCCCCGAGGCATTGAAGGATGCCGATGAGTTTTCCCGCGTGCGGCGCTTCGTGCCCGGACCGCTGCTCGCCAACATGACCGAGTTCGGGCAGACGCCGTTGATGGACACCTGTGAGTTTGCGGAGTTGGGATACGATATCGTGATTTTTCCGGTTTCGTTGTTCCGGTTTCACGCCGGATGGACGCGTGTCTTGCTTTCGACCCTGCTCAAGGATGGCAGTCAGAAAACCCAACTGGCGCACATGATGAACCGAAAAGAAATAAATGGAATCTTGAACTATGAACCCTAA
- the cbiB gene encoding adenosylcobinamide-phosphate synthase CbiB, with protein MELSWMVGLAFVLDLVLGDNRQLPHPVRWIGSAATWMERRVRPRITHQKRAGCLTTLILVGGTYGTAWSLLAGLKAIDASLHFVMETMLLYTTLSTRGLYDESRPVLLHLRAGNLDNARESLRWIVGRDTRHLDRKETVRATVETVAENTVDGVIAPLFYACIGGAPLALAYKCANTLDSMFGYRNERYREFGWASARLDDAANWLPARLGGPLLAMSAWVVGLNARNAWRTMWRDGHKHLSPNAGIPEAAVAGALNVQLGGAQSYRGQWVEKPAIGTNLKALETEDIARSHRLLFAASALTLLSFLAVRTTMMIHSTN; from the coding sequence TTGGAACTTTCGTGGATGGTGGGGCTGGCTTTCGTTCTGGATCTGGTTTTGGGCGATAACAGGCAACTCCCGCACCCGGTCCGCTGGATCGGAAGCGCAGCGACCTGGATGGAAAGGAGGGTGCGTCCCAGAATCACCCATCAGAAACGGGCGGGATGCTTAACAACTCTCATTCTGGTCGGCGGCACGTATGGAACGGCGTGGAGCCTGCTGGCCGGCCTGAAGGCCATCGACGCCTCGCTCCACTTTGTTATGGAAACGATGTTGCTCTACACCACACTCTCAACGCGGGGCCTGTACGATGAAAGTCGTCCGGTGCTTTTGCATTTGCGCGCGGGCAATCTTGACAACGCGCGGGAGAGTCTGCGCTGGATCGTTGGACGCGACACCCGGCACCTCGACCGCAAAGAAACCGTCCGCGCCACGGTAGAGACCGTCGCCGAGAACACGGTGGACGGCGTGATCGCACCGCTCTTTTACGCCTGCATCGGTGGGGCGCCCCTGGCGCTGGCATACAAATGCGCGAACACGCTCGATTCCATGTTCGGCTACAGAAACGAACGCTATCGGGAGTTCGGCTGGGCCTCGGCTCGTTTGGACGATGCCGCCAACTGGCTCCCGGCGCGGCTGGGCGGTCCGCTTTTGGCGATGTCCGCCTGGGTGGTGGGACTGAACGCACGCAACGCCTGGCGCACCATGTGGCGCGATGGGCACAAACACCTGAGCCCCAACGCGGGCATTCCGGAAGCCGCCGTCGCCGGAGCGCTGAATGTGCAACTGGGAGGCGCGCAGTCGTATCGCGGACAGTGGGTGGAGAAACCCGCCATCGGCACGAATTTGAAAGCACTGGAGACCGAAGACATCGCGCGGTCGCATCGATTGCTGTTCGCCGCCTCGGCGCTGACTCTGCTGTCATTCCTCGCAGTGCGCACAACAATGATGATTCATTCTACAAATTGA
- a CDS encoding citrate/2-methylcitrate synthase, whose product MNPNTEVLHTVDNGLDGVPVCTSDISLTTVDHSGKPILLYRGYSIYDLIEGPFEETVYLLLNGTLPNRQQLDAFSRQIKEHSRLDQRAIDHLRSYPKGVNMMDLLMTSLSFVRMLDADYENTLWQTPKKDDDLAALLLNAGVRLGAQIPALITAGWRIQQGLEPIAPDPELSFAANLLHMLDIAPEPEWVNALNTVLILYLDHTINCSTFTALVVESSMTDPYTPLIAAGAPLKGVRHGGANELAALMFEEIGTPGKARSYIMNKLENGELIFGFGHRLPHYKHQKESRVTIAERIGRPLADKKGLGHLFEIYDLIGDIMLKEKDRAPNADLPICLLLKVLGVPRELNTPIFQASRHFGWLANILRQRRAKGPLFRPTQEYTGPDIDRMRAYVPLNRR is encoded by the coding sequence ATGAACCCTAATACCGAAGTGTTGCATACCGTGGACAACGGCCTGGACGGGGTTCCTGTCTGCACCTCCGACATTTCCCTGACCACCGTGGATCATTCCGGAAAGCCCATTCTGCTTTACCGGGGATACAGCATTTACGATCTCATTGAGGGACCGTTCGAGGAAACCGTGTATCTGTTGCTGAACGGAACCCTGCCGAACCGGCAACAGCTGGACGCGTTCTCGCGCCAGATCAAAGAGCATTCGCGGCTGGATCAGCGCGCCATCGACCATCTCCGCAGTTATCCCAAAGGCGTGAACATGATGGACTTGTTGATGACGTCCTTGTCGTTCGTGCGCATGCTGGATGCGGATTATGAAAACACCTTGTGGCAGACGCCGAAAAAAGACGATGACCTGGCAGCGCTGCTTCTGAATGCGGGGGTGCGACTGGGTGCGCAGATCCCGGCGCTCATCACCGCGGGCTGGCGCATCCAGCAGGGGCTGGAGCCCATCGCTCCGGACCCGGAATTGTCGTTCGCCGCCAACCTGCTGCACATGCTGGACATCGCTCCGGAACCGGAATGGGTGAATGCGCTCAACACGGTTTTGATCTTGTATCTCGACCACACCATCAACTGTTCCACCTTCACGGCGCTGGTGGTGGAGTCGTCGATGACCGATCCCTATACGCCGCTGATCGCCGCCGGTGCGCCGCTCAAGGGCGTGCGTCATGGCGGCGCTAATGAGCTGGCCGCCCTCATGTTCGAGGAAATTGGAACGCCTGGCAAGGCACGGTCTTACATCATGAACAAACTGGAGAACGGAGAACTGATCTTCGGCTTCGGCCACCGCTTGCCTCATTACAAGCATCAGAAAGAATCGCGCGTCACCATCGCCGAGCGCATCGGCCGGCCGCTGGCCGACAAAAAGGGTCTGGGGCACCTCTTCGAGATTTACGACCTCATCGGCGACATCATGCTTAAAGAAAAGGACCGCGCGCCCAACGCCGACCTGCCCATTTGCCTGCTGTTGAAGGTTCTGGGCGTGCCCCGGGAACTGAACACGCCGATCTTCCAGGCCAGCCGCCATTTCGGCTGGTTGGCCAACATCCTGCGGCAACGCAGAGCGAAAGGGCCGCTGTTCCGCCCCACGCAGGAATACACGGGTCCGGACATCGACCGGATGCGGGCGTACGTTCCGTTGAACCGGCGGTGA
- the cobS gene encoding adenosylcobinamide-GDP ribazoletransferase, whose product MSAFLSALSFLSILRVPGSRSFDARMVMHFPLVGLLLGGALVGVDGAAALLFPPLLRAMFDVLFLAMVTGALHLDGLADSADGLFSHRPKNEMLAIMKDSCIGVMGAATLGFCLLLKVGALHGLDGGPAWLWLLFAPALARSAQVVALVVMSDARGGESMGSSLYQHKKFHGCLGCAVPLTLPFVFDVRAGLWMLAAFGVTTALLLIYFHRRLGGMTGDTLGALSETVETAVLIVGAAFHHVTSSIENISL is encoded by the coding sequence ATGAGCGCCTTCCTGTCCGCCTTGTCGTTTTTATCGATCCTCCGCGTCCCCGGCAGCCGATCCTTCGATGCCCGCATGGTGATGCACTTTCCGCTGGTCGGATTGCTTTTAGGCGGTGCGCTGGTGGGTGTCGATGGAGCGGCTGCGCTCTTATTCCCACCTTTGCTGCGCGCGATGTTCGATGTGTTGTTCCTGGCGATGGTCACCGGAGCGTTGCACCTCGATGGCCTGGCCGACAGCGCAGACGGCTTGTTTTCGCATCGGCCTAAAAACGAGATGCTCGCCATCATGAAAGACTCCTGCATCGGCGTGATGGGGGCGGCGACCCTCGGTTTCTGCCTGCTGCTCAAGGTCGGCGCGCTTCACGGCCTCGACGGCGGCCCCGCCTGGCTGTGGCTGTTGTTCGCTCCGGCGCTGGCGCGCTCGGCACAGGTCGTCGCGCTGGTGGTCATGTCCGATGCGCGCGGCGGCGAAAGCATGGGCTCTTCCCTGTATCAGCATAAAAAATTTCATGGGTGCCTCGGTTGCGCGGTGCCGCTGACGTTGCCGTTTGTGTTCGATGTGCGTGCCGGATTGTGGATGCTTGCGGCGTTCGGTGTGACCACGGCACTGCTGCTGATTTATTTCCATCGCCGGCTGGGCGGCATGACCGGCGACACCCTGGGCGCGCTGTCGGAGACGGTGGAAACCGCAGTACTGATTGTGGGGGCGGCGTTCCACCACGTCACATCCTCCATCGAAAACATCTCGCTTTGA
- a CDS encoding TonB-dependent receptor plug domain-containing protein codes for MHRFVHKAVLCCLLVTVTLFIPPASWAESKPLEKMEPITVKAARGVLQLEKLPTSATVITRQDIEEKNYINVEDMLREELGLDVLQNGTLGSSTTVFMRGAGSSSTLVLIDGVQVNSNTLGSYNFAHIQPDNVERIEILRGPQSTLWGGDAVGGVINIVTRQGTSTPAHTFSFEGGSFATFKETLSSRGKFDRLDYSFTASRIDAEGFSSANENNGNTENDGYNNSSVSLRTGLDFADTRGRADFIGQYIDARIDFDSFVFGVGMVDGPPYTAQDSYYLAAPVSYKIMPFWEISLNPNFAYDEVQSRNQTSGDSTIISRTSTLDLQNNITVGDHYNVLVGGEYQVRAGENISNGMDRKLDNKSAYMQGIFDYEDSLVITAGFRHDVNDSFDDVTTYKFEAAYRFKQTGTRLRGAYGTGFRAPTINDLLFPGFSNPNLQPEENTSWEAGFDQTFLDGDVSLSAVYFDARFENLIQFDLTTFRPENVTRATSRGVESTLKVRLPYDLEVSANYTWNQAFDTTTRTQLRRRAEHKFHANIHHWWKNRLHSLIGVTHKGKTVDGATGTDPYIVVRAALDYTLDKHWKLTLRGENLFDEEYEEISGFGTAGISGYAGFAFSF; via the coding sequence ATGCACCGCTTTGTCCACAAGGCTGTTTTATGCTGCCTGCTTGTCACCGTAACGTTGTTCATTCCCCCGGCCAGCTGGGCGGAATCCAAGCCACTTGAAAAAATGGAACCCATCACCGTGAAAGCCGCCCGGGGCGTTTTACAACTGGAAAAACTGCCGACTTCCGCCACGGTCATCACCCGCCAGGACATCGAAGAAAAAAACTACATCAACGTCGAAGACATGCTGCGCGAAGAGTTGGGCCTCGACGTGTTGCAGAACGGCACCCTGGGTTCCAGCACCACCGTGTTCATGCGCGGCGCGGGTTCCTCGTCCACTCTCGTCCTGATCGACGGCGTGCAGGTGAACTCCAATACACTCGGCAGTTACAACTTCGCCCACATCCAGCCCGACAACGTCGAGCGCATCGAAATTCTGCGCGGCCCGCAAAGCACCCTGTGGGGCGGCGATGCGGTGGGCGGCGTCATCAACATCGTCACCCGTCAGGGAACCAGCACGCCCGCGCATACCTTTTCGTTTGAGGGAGGCAGTTTCGCCACGTTCAAGGAAACGTTATCCAGCCGGGGAAAGTTCGATCGCCTCGATTATTCCTTCACCGCCTCGCGCATCGACGCGGAAGGGTTTTCCTCCGCCAACGAGAACAACGGCAACACCGAAAACGACGGCTACAACAACAGCTCGGTTTCACTGCGGACGGGTCTTGATTTTGCGGACACCCGCGGCCGCGCCGATTTCATCGGTCAGTACATCGACGCCCGCATCGATTTCGACAGCTTCGTGTTCGGCGTCGGCATGGTGGACGGTCCCCCGTACACGGCGCAGGATTCCTACTACCTGGCCGCGCCGGTGTCCTATAAGATCATGCCTTTCTGGGAAATCAGCCTCAATCCCAATTTCGCGTACGACGAGGTTCAGTCCCGCAACCAGACTTCCGGTGATTCCACCATCATCAGCCGCACCAGCACCCTGGATCTGCAAAACAACATCACGGTCGGCGATCATTACAACGTGCTGGTCGGAGGCGAGTACCAGGTGCGCGCCGGAGAAAACATCTCCAACGGCATGGACCGCAAGCTGGACAACAAAAGCGCCTACATGCAGGGCATCTTCGATTACGAAGACAGCCTCGTCATCACCGCCGGGTTCCGCCACGATGTCAACGACTCGTTCGACGACGTCACCACTTACAAATTTGAAGCGGCGTACCGGTTCAAACAAACCGGGACGCGTCTGCGTGGCGCATACGGCACCGGTTTCCGCGCGCCGACCATCAACGACCTGTTATTTCCCGGTTTTTCCAATCCCAATCTGCAACCGGAAGAGAATACAAGCTGGGAAGCCGGTTTCGATCAGACGTTTCTCGATGGCGACGTCTCACTGAGTGCGGTCTATTTCGATGCCCGCTTCGAAAACCTGATTCAGTTCGACCTCACCACCTTCCGGCCGGAGAACGTCACCAGAGCCACTTCGCGCGGCGTCGAAAGCACACTCAAAGTCCGTCTGCCTTATGATTTGGAAGTCTCGGCCAATTACACCTGGAACCAGGCATTCGACACCACCACGCGCACGCAACTGCGCCGCCGCGCTGAGCACAAGTTCCACGCGAACATTCACCACTGGTGGAAGAACCGCCTGCATTCGCTCATCGGCGTCACGCACAAAGGAAAAACGGTGGATGGCGCAACCGGAACCGATCCGTACATCGTGGTGCGCGCGGCTTTGGACTACACCCTCGATAAACACTGGAAACTGACGCTCCGCGGCGAGAACCTGTTTGACGAGGAGTACGAAGAAATTTCAGGATTCGGCACGGCGGGCATTTCCGGGTATGCCGGGTTCGCCTTCAGTTTCTAA
- a CDS encoding MmgE/PrpD family protein produces MDRYEQQITQYVAGLTYNDLSDHAIACAKERWLDSLATAWAAYDAPAAQGMRGFATSATALPGATVLGTDHKAPMDYATLYLATLIRALDWNDTYLNREPAHPSDNLGAVLTVAEAEGRSGRDLLLATVLAYELHCRLCDAAALRKKGWDHVTYGSISSTVAAAKLLGLSPEQTRHALGIAITTGNYLRQTRIGTISQWKAAAFAQASQNAVRAALYVKHGLTGPSDIFEGQHGFIRQITQGEFDLAEQFGGQGRQEFKIVDTYIKYFPAEYHAQSAIWAALELREDMGPDNVANIERIHVETSFHSYEIIGKEPEKWHPQTKETADHSLPYIVAVALMDGDITLDQFDAVHLGDTALQALVQKVSVSENPHYTGIYGRSFPNKVTVTLKNGSIYEQEVVDPKGHPNNPLKPKELEKKFRDAAERWLSVDQQDRVVEMVWRLDEVEDLGLLMRSMVVS; encoded by the coding sequence ATGGACCGCTATGAGCAGCAAATAACGCAGTACGTTGCCGGGTTGACCTACAACGATTTATCCGACCACGCCATCGCCTGCGCCAAGGAACGCTGGCTGGATAGTCTGGCGACCGCCTGGGCGGCGTACGATGCGCCCGCGGCGCAGGGCATGCGCGGATTTGCCACCTCGGCCACGGCTCTGCCCGGCGCCACCGTGCTGGGCACGGATCACAAGGCGCCGATGGATTACGCGACGCTGTATCTGGCGACGTTGATCCGCGCCCTCGACTGGAACGACACCTACCTCAACCGCGAACCGGCACACCCCAGCGACAACCTGGGTGCGGTGCTGACTGTGGCCGAAGCCGAAGGCCGCAGCGGCCGCGACCTGTTGCTTGCCACCGTCCTCGCGTATGAACTGCATTGCCGCCTGTGCGATGCCGCCGCACTCCGCAAAAAAGGCTGGGACCATGTGACCTACGGGTCGATCTCCTCCACCGTTGCAGCGGCGAAGCTGTTGGGCCTGTCGCCGGAGCAGACGCGGCACGCCCTCGGCATCGCCATCACCACCGGCAACTACCTGAGGCAGACGCGCATTGGCACCATCTCGCAATGGAAAGCCGCGGCCTTCGCGCAGGCGTCGCAGAACGCGGTGCGCGCCGCGTTGTATGTGAAGCACGGGCTCACCGGGCCCAGCGACATCTTCGAAGGTCAGCACGGATTCATCAGGCAGATCACGCAGGGCGAGTTCGATCTCGCCGAACAGTTCGGCGGGCAGGGCCGTCAAGAGTTCAAGATCGTCGATACCTACATCAAATATTTTCCCGCCGAGTACCATGCGCAAAGCGCCATCTGGGCGGCATTGGAACTGCGTGAGGACATGGGGCCGGACAACGTGGCGAACATTGAGCGTATTCACGTGGAAACGAGTTTTCATTCCTACGAAATCATCGGCAAGGAACCGGAGAAATGGCATCCGCAAACCAAGGAAACTGCCGACCACAGTCTGCCCTACATCGTGGCGGTGGCGCTCATGGATGGTGACATCACTCTCGATCAATTCGATGCGGTGCATCTGGGTGACACGGCGCTTCAGGCGCTGGTGCAGAAAGTGAGCGTCTCGGAAAATCCGCATTACACCGGGATTTACGGCCGTTCGTTTCCGAACAAAGTCACGGTCACACTGAAAAACGGCAGTATCTACGAACAGGAAGTGGTCGATCCGAAAGGCCATCCCAACAACCCGCTCAAACCCAAGGAACTGGAAAAGAAATTCCGCGATGCTGCCGAACGCTGGTTGAGCGTCGATCAGCAGGACCGGGTGGTGGAAATGGTGTGGCGGCTGGATGAAGTCGAAGATCTCGGTCTGTTGATGCGATCCATGGTGGTGTCATGA